The Desulfovibrio porci genomic sequence TCTCACGGGGTGTCAAGGTGCTCATCAAGTGCTCCTGCTGAAAATATGCGTATTGGCAAAATATAGGCATTCCCCGCGATCTGACAATGGCGCGGCGGCCGATTGCCCAGACAAAATTTTGCGCATAAGCTGCTGCAATGGATGCAAGTCCCATTATGCGCATTGCGCACACCATTCAGGACGCGGCTCAGTCCGCCGGGCCGGCCGGGGAAGAGGCAAGCCGGGCCGCAACGATTTTGCTGACCGATCCTCTGCCGCTCTGGCTCTTCCCCGCGCTTTTTCTGGGCGGCCTGCTGTTGCAGGCGGTGGCGCTTTTTCTGCATCGCCGCCTGTGGCTGGCGGCGGGCGCGGGCCTTGTGCTGGCCGCGGCCGCGGTGGACAGGGACCTCACCCTGGCTGTGGGACAAACGCTGGCCTTCATCGGGCTGTTATTGTACGGCAGGCGAAAATCCTGACGCCTTGCCCCGCATCTCGCGCCAGAACGCAAAAACCCCGGCATGATGCCGGGGTTTTTGCGTTCTCAACAGATCAGCTTACTTGAAGGCTTTTTCAAAATTGGGCACAACCTGCTTTTTGCGGCTCATGACGCCGGGCAACCACACGGAACTGCCTTCGGCCTTCACGCCAAAGGCTTTTTCCACCACGCCGGGATCGTCGGAAACGATCAGCATTTCCGAACCTTCCTTCATGATGTCCGTGAGCAGCAGGAACACGCTGTGACGGCCTTCGCCCTTCACCTTGGCGATTTCATCCTGCAGACCGGCCTTGACCTTGTCCAGAATGGAAAGGTCCACCACTTCCAGCTGGCCGATGCCCACCTTGTTGCCGTTCATGTCGAAATCTTTGTAATCGCGGAAGACCAGATCGTGCATGGAAGTGCCTTCCACAGCACTCTTGACCTTGAACATTTCCATGCCCAACGCCGTCACATCGCTCACACCGGCGATTTTCGCCAGGGCTTCCACGGCTTTTTTGTCGGCTTCAGTACAGGTCGGGGATTTGAAGATGACCGTGTCGGAAAGAATGGCGCAGAGCAGGCCGCCGGCGATGTTCTTGGGGATCTCCACGCCGTAGAAGTCATACATGTTCTTGAGCACGGTGCCGGTGCAGCCCACGGGCCAGATCCAGGCTTCCAGCGGGGAGGAGGTGGTCACGTCGCCCAGCTTGTGGTGGTCAACGATGCCCAGCACCGTGGCGGAATCCATGCCCTGAGGGGCCTGGGCCAGATCGGAGTAGTCCACCAGATACAGGCTCTTCCCGGCCACATCGCTGACGACCTGAGGAGCGCTGAGACCGAACTTTTTCAGCACGAATTCGGTTTCAGGGGTCGGCGCGCCCTGGGCGGCCGGGGTGACGTCAAAACCGCGTTTGCTGTACAGATCAGCGGCGGCGATGGCGGCAACGATGCTGTCGGTATCGGGATTCATGTGACCAAGAACTAATGCGGACATGACAGTCTCTCCTTCCGGTAGGTTCTTTTGTATGATGCGGCCCCAGATGCACCGCTTTGTACTCTTTAGCACAAAGTCCGGACCATGCCAAGGCCTTTACCGTAAATTTCCCGGCCCCGCCAGGGTGAAAACCGCACTGAGGCCGGAATCGCCTGAAAAAAATACGGAAAAAAATCTCTTGTGATTTTTTTACTTTTTTCCGGAGCGCGGATGGGCCTGATCATAGGCGCGGATCAGATGCTCCAGGCTGACCTGGGTATAGCGCTGGGTGGTGGTCAGCCGCCGGTGGCCCAGCAATTCCTGTACGCTGCGCAGGTCCGCTCCCGCGGCCAGCAAGTGAGTGGCGAAGGAGTGACGAAGACTGTGCGGCGACACCGTAAAATCCAGACCGGCCCGGCGGCAGAGCCCGGCTATAATCCGGGCCGCCTCGCGCCGGTTCAGCCGCGCGCCGCGCGCGCCCACAAAGAGCGCCTGTTCCTCGGGCAAGGCCACATAGGAACGCTCATCCAGCCAGGCGGACAAGGCCGCACAGGAGGTGTCGGACAGCGGAGCCAGGCGTTCGCGCGAACCTTTGCCCATGACCCGCAGCACCCGTGAATGCACCTGCACGTCATCCAGATCCAGCCCCAGGGCTTCGGAAATGCGCAGCCCCGAACCGTACAGCAGTTCGGCCAGGGCCAGATCCCGGCAGAGCAGGCGCGCGGCGTGGGCCTCGGACGGCGGCGCGGCTTTGGGCGCGTCCAGCAGGGCAAAGGTTTCATCCACATTGAGAGCGCGCGGGTGGTGTTTTTCCTGGCGTGGGTTGCGCACCTGCGCCGCCACGTTTTCGCTGATCCTGCCGCCGCGCAGCAGAAAACGGAAAAAAGAACGCACGGCGGCCAACTTGCGGGCCATGGAACTTTTCGCCTCGCCCCGACGGAAGAGCCAGGCCAAAAAGGCTTGAATATGCCTGCGGCTCACCTCGCGCGGCCGTGCCAGATCAACGCCCTGTTCACGCAAAAAGGCGGCCAGTTGGGCCAGATCCGTGCCGTAGGCCTTTTGGGTGGCTTCCGAGGCTCCTTTCTGCACCGCCAGCCAAGCCAGAAAAGCGCCGATCAACAGCCCGGCCTTATCCGCTTTACCCGCGTTACTTATGTTGTCCGCGCCGCTTGCGCCACGCGCGATGCCCGGCTGTTCCGTCTCTCTCACTTTGGGCGCATCCCCTTTCCTGCCGCCGCTCATGCCGGAACCTCATACCGCGCGCCGGGCAGACGCCTGACCTGCGCCAGCATTTCCAGGCCGATGAGCAGGGCGTTGAGCTCATACACCGGCATATCCAGCGCGGACGCCAGAGCGTCGGCCTGCATGGGCCCCTGCGCGCGCAGGCAATGCAACAATCGCTCCCTGCGATCAGCCGGGGCCAGGGATTCGGCTTCGGCGCACGCACGTTCGGCGGGGAGCGGCAATACGGCGGAATTTTCCTTAAGGCATTGCCCGGAAACTTTTGGCTGTTCCGCTTGTTCTTCCCGCGTCGTCGGCACAGGCAGGCTCAAGGCTTTTTCCGCCTCCGGCAGACTGGCCTCACTGATGCCGAAAGGCCGCAACTGTTCGGCCAGATCGCGCAACACATCCTCGGCGCTGAACACGGGACGCGCGCCCTGGCGCACCAGTTCCTGACAGCCCAGACAATGGGAATCCAAAGCGGGGCCGGGCACGGCGTAGACATCGCGATTCTGCTCCAGGGCCAGACGGGCGGTGATCAGGCTGCCGGAACGGCTGGCCGCCTCCACCACGAGGACACCCAAGGCAAGGCCGCTGATGATCCGGTTGCGGATGGGAAAATGTTCTGCCAGTGGCGGCGCGCCGGGCGGAAATTCCGAAAGCAGCAGGCCTCGCTCCGCCATGGCGTGGAAAAGCTTTTCCCCGGAACGGGGGTAAATCTGGTCGATGCCCGTGCCCAGAACGCCGATGCTGCGCCCCACGCGGGCCAACGCGGCCTCGTGCGCCACTCTGTCGATGCCCTGAGCCATGCCGGAAACAACGGCAATGCCGCAGGCTGCGAGGCAGCGCGCCATATAGGCGGCCACGGCCAGCCCCTGGTTCGTGGCCCGGCGTGACCCCACGATAGCGAAGGCAGGCGAATGCAGCAGAGAAAGATCGCCCCGGCAGTACAGCAGTACAGGAGCATCGGACAGTTCGCGCAGACGTTGAGGATAACAAGGGCTTGTCCAGAGCAGAATCCCCGCATTCAGACGGCGGGCCTGATCCCATTCCGTCCGCGCGGTGACCCTCCAGGAACCGGTGGACATTTCCGCAGCCTGACGCCGGTTCAAACCGGCATCAGACCAGTGCTGCCGGGCCTGCAAGGCCTGATAGGCGGAACCGAAGGCGCGCAACAGACGGGCGCAGGAGCGTGCTCCCAGCCCACGGCAGTGCCGCAGGGCCAGAGCGGCCCAGTATTCCGTGCGGGCGGCCTCATCCATGTCCGCCCATGTGGGGATGCCGTCCGTTTTCGGTGCGGCTGAAGTAACGTCTGCTCCGGCGGGCATGTTTTCCCCTGTCCGCATAGTCAGCGGGCCAGCCCCCGCGAACGGGCCAGACGCGCCGCCTCGGAATTGGGGAAATCGGCCAGCAAGGTTTTGTATTTCTGGGCCGCGCCCGGCTTGTCGCCCAGACGGCTCAAGCACATCCCGGCCTTGAGCAGGGCGTCGGCATTCTTATGATGACGCGGATAGGAGGCATTGACGGCCTGAAAATGCGTCAGCGCCTCCTTGTAGTTGCCCTGGGCGTAGAAACATTCGCCGATCCAGTATTCTGCGTTGGCCGCGTAACGGCCCTGCGGATACTGCTGCAAAAACTCTCTAAAGCGACTGACGCCCTCAGCGGACCGTCCTGAAAGCGCAACTTTGAGGGCCGCCTTGTATGCGGATTCCTCTCCCTTGGTTCCCGCAACGGGCCTGGAGGGGGCGGCGGACTGATTTTGCGTTGCCGCCGGAGCAGGCGCGGCATTTGCCGACGGCGTAGTCGAAGTGGCTGGAGTTGCGGGAGCGCCCACGGGCGGCAAGCCGGGGTGTTCCGGCGGCAAGGCCAGGCCGGAAGGCGGCAGCGCGGGCACCGGCACGGATGCGGTGCCGGACGGCGTCGATTCAACAACGCCCTTGTCGCCGGAAGACGCCGCCGGAACAGGGTTGGCCGCCGAAGCTGACGGAATGTCGGCGGGTGGCAGGGCCAGACCGCCCGTGGCGGGAGCGGCGGCCGTCAACTGGCCGGAAGGTCCGGCCACGGTTTCGGGACGCCCCACCTGGCCGGAGGGACCAGCGGGTTTTTCCTTGCTTTTTTCTGCGTTGGAAGCGGGCGTGCCCACGGGAAAAGACGCGGGCGGCGCGGCGGGATCAATCATTTTGGCCGAAGCCACCGCCGGAGCGCCTTGTGCGACGGGCGGCATTTTCTCGCCGCCCCGGCCGTTGCCCGGCGCAGCGGCGGCTTGCGCCGGAGGCGAAGGAACCGGCTGATTCGCGCTCTGAACTGCCGTCGGCGCGGGTTGCGGGGGGATGATGGGCACAACGGTCATTCCGGTTTTATGGCCGTTGCGGGTGCGCACTTCATAGACGCGGTTGTTAAGCAGCGCTACCTGGCTGTTCAGCGCGGTCACGCTGTTTTCCAGATTGCGCAGGCGCTGGTCCGTTTCGCGCAGAACCCGCTGATTTGTCTCGGCGGTGGCTTCCACCTTCCGCATCTGTCCGGTGGACGCGCAGCCGCCGACCGCCAGAACAAGGCAGGTCGCCGGAATCACAAAAACTTTTTTCATACCGTTCTCCCGCCCTTTTTCTGCCCCAAGCCGCTTTACATTTCAAGAAGTCTTGCGGCTGCCGCGTTTTTCAGGCAAGTACAGGCCTGTACAACGCCCGGTGAGCATAGCGCATGCTCCCCGGACAGCGCAAGATTGCAAGGAGTCAGCATGAACACGCCCGATCCGGCCCTTTCTCAGACACAAGGCGGCGCGCTATGAACGCCATCCATGAATTTCTGCTCGTCAATCCGCTGTTGCAGACGGGTCTTGATATCATCAGCGTGACTATCCCGCTGGCCGCGTTGCTGGCCTTCGCCGGTATGGGCTTCATGTCCGGCACGGCCCGCATCCTGTCCCTCACGCGCCGGCGTTCCTCATACGACAAGTGCGCCCGCCAGCTTGCCCTGCTCGGCCTGATTCTGGGCTGGCTGCTGCTGATCGGCGGACGGGTCTGGATTTTCTTTACCCAGGCCGGCTACACGCCCGATTCCCTGCCCAGCTTTCTGGTGGAGATGAGCTGGATACTGCTGAGCTTGGCCGTGCTGATCAG encodes the following:
- a CDS encoding manganese-dependent inorganic pyrophosphatase; this translates as MSALVLGHMNPDTDSIVAAIAAADLYSKRGFDVTPAAQGAPTPETEFVLKKFGLSAPQVVSDVAGKSLYLVDYSDLAQAPQGMDSATVLGIVDHHKLGDVTTSSPLEAWIWPVGCTGTVLKNMYDFYGVEIPKNIAGGLLCAILSDTVIFKSPTCTEADKKAVEALAKIAGVSDVTALGMEMFKVKSAVEGTSMHDLVFRDYKDFDMNGNKVGIGQLEVVDLSILDKVKAGLQDEIAKVKGEGRHSVFLLLTDIMKEGSEMLIVSDDPGVVEKAFGVKAEGSSVWLPGVMSRKKQVVPNFEKAFK
- a CDS encoding tyrosine recombinase XerC, yielding MSGGRKGDAPKVRETEQPGIARGASGADNISNAGKADKAGLLIGAFLAWLAVQKGASEATQKAYGTDLAQLAAFLREQGVDLARPREVSRRHIQAFLAWLFRRGEAKSSMARKLAAVRSFFRFLLRGGRISENVAAQVRNPRQEKHHPRALNVDETFALLDAPKAAPPSEAHAARLLCRDLALAELLYGSGLRISEALGLDLDDVQVHSRVLRVMGKGSRERLAPLSDTSCAALSAWLDERSYVALPEEQALFVGARGARLNRREAARIIAGLCRRAGLDFTVSPHSLRHSFATHLLAAGADLRSVQELLGHRRLTTTQRYTQVSLEHLIRAYDQAHPRSGKK
- the dprA gene encoding DNA-processing protein DprA gives rise to the protein MPAGADVTSAAPKTDGIPTWADMDEAARTEYWAALALRHCRGLGARSCARLLRAFGSAYQALQARQHWSDAGLNRRQAAEMSTGSWRVTARTEWDQARRLNAGILLWTSPCYPQRLRELSDAPVLLYCRGDLSLLHSPAFAIVGSRRATNQGLAVAAYMARCLAACGIAVVSGMAQGIDRVAHEAALARVGRSIGVLGTGIDQIYPRSGEKLFHAMAERGLLLSEFPPGAPPLAEHFPIRNRIISGLALGVLVVEAASRSGSLITARLALEQNRDVYAVPGPALDSHCLGCQELVRQGARPVFSAEDVLRDLAEQLRPFGISEASLPEAEKALSLPVPTTREEQAEQPKVSGQCLKENSAVLPLPAERACAEAESLAPADRRERLLHCLRAQGPMQADALASALDMPVYELNALLIGLEMLAQVRRLPGARYEVPA
- the ybgF gene encoding tol-pal system protein YbgF; translated protein: MKKVFVIPATCLVLAVGGCASTGQMRKVEATAETNQRVLRETDQRLRNLENSVTALNSQVALLNNRVYEVRTRNGHKTGMTVVPIIPPQPAPTAVQSANQPVPSPPAQAAAAPGNGRGGEKMPPVAQGAPAVASAKMIDPAAPPASFPVGTPASNAEKSKEKPAGPSGQVGRPETVAGPSGQLTAAAPATGGLALPPADIPSASAANPVPAASSGDKGVVESTPSGTASVPVPALPPSGLALPPEHPGLPPVGAPATPATSTTPSANAAPAPAATQNQSAAPSRPVAGTKGEESAYKAALKVALSGRSAEGVSRFREFLQQYPQGRYAANAEYWIGECFYAQGNYKEALTHFQAVNASYPRHHKNADALLKAGMCLSRLGDKPGAAQKYKTLLADFPNSEAARLARSRGLAR